In a genomic window of Pseudomonas putida:
- a CDS encoding carbohydrate porin encodes MKKNNSAQLICQLSAVAAMMLAGSVHAAEAFSADSEWMTGDWGGERTRLIEQGIDIKMDYVGEVGGNLHGGFNDDKTARYADQFGLGAALDLQKLLGWDNTQAKIQLTNRNGENISNDRIGDPRAGTLSSSQEVYGRGHMVRLTQLWIKHQFFDNQLDVKAGYFGEGEDFNSFPCEFQNLAFCGSQVGNWATNIWYNWPISQAAIRVKWNISPEWYAQIGAYNQNPTQLEHGNGFKLSGSGTEGTVLPVELVWLPNPGNLPGEYRVGYYKSTAKADDVREDENGNDAATTGNAYRSHDSKHGYWFVAQQQLTTHNGDASRGLNIAANATFHDKDTNVVDNYQSLMFVYKGPFDARPKDDVGIGFARIHVNDDVKKNAELVNAANGVSNYEDPLFSPLRETEYNYELNYGFHVTNWLTVRPNLQYVTHPGGVDEVDNALVAGLKIQSVF; translated from the coding sequence ATGAAGAAGAACAACAGCGCTCAGCTGATCTGTCAGTTATCGGCCGTCGCGGCCATGATGCTGGCCGGTAGCGTCCACGCAGCTGAAGCGTTCAGCGCCGATTCAGAATGGATGACCGGTGATTGGGGTGGTGAACGGACCCGGCTGATCGAGCAGGGCATCGACATCAAGATGGACTATGTCGGTGAAGTCGGTGGCAACCTGCACGGCGGTTTCAACGACGACAAGACCGCGCGTTATGCCGACCAGTTCGGCCTCGGCGCGGCGCTGGACCTGCAAAAGCTGCTCGGCTGGGACAACACCCAGGCGAAGATCCAGCTGACTAACCGTAACGGCGAAAACATCTCCAACGACCGCATCGGTGATCCGCGCGCGGGCACCTTGAGTTCCTCCCAGGAAGTCTACGGTCGCGGCCACATGGTTCGTCTGACCCAGCTGTGGATCAAGCATCAGTTCTTCGACAACCAACTGGACGTCAAGGCCGGTTACTTCGGTGAAGGCGAAGACTTCAACAGCTTCCCGTGCGAATTCCAGAACCTGGCGTTCTGCGGCTCCCAGGTGGGTAACTGGGCCACCAACATCTGGTACAACTGGCCGATCAGCCAGGCGGCGATCCGCGTGAAGTGGAACATCTCGCCGGAGTGGTATGCGCAGATCGGCGCGTACAACCAGAACCCGACGCAGCTCGAGCACGGCAACGGCTTCAAGCTCAGCGGCAGCGGCACCGAGGGTACCGTACTGCCGGTCGAACTGGTCTGGCTGCCCAACCCTGGCAACCTGCCGGGCGAGTACCGTGTCGGTTACTACAAGAGCACGGCCAAGGCCGATGACGTCCGTGAAGACGAAAACGGCAATGACGCCGCCACCACCGGCAACGCCTACCGCAGCCATGACAGCAAGCACGGCTACTGGTTTGTCGCGCAGCAGCAACTCACCACGCACAACGGCGACGCTTCCCGTGGCCTGAACATTGCGGCCAACGCCACGTTCCACGACAAGGACACCAACGTCGTCGACAACTATCAGTCGCTGATGTTCGTGTACAAGGGGCCGTTCGATGCGCGTCCGAAAGATGACGTGGGCATCGGTTTCGCCCGTATCCATGTCAACGATGACGTGAAGAAAAACGCCGAGCTGGTGAACGCGGCCAATGGTGTCAGCAACTACGAAGACCCGTTGTTCTCGCCACTGCGCGAGACCGAGTACAACTACGAACTCAACTACGGCTTCCACGTCACCAACTGGCTGACCGTGCGTCCCAACCTGCAATACGTCACGCACCCCGGCGGTGTGGATGAAGTGGATAACGCGCTGGTCGCCGGCCTGAAAATTCAGTCGGTGTTCTGA
- a CDS encoding ABC transporter ATP-binding protein: protein MATLELRNVNKTYGAGLPDTLKNIELKINDGEFLILVGPSGCGKSTLMNCIAGLETISGGAILVDDADISGMSSKDRDIAMVFQSYALYPTMSVRDNIAFGLKIRKMPTADIDEEVARVAKLLQIEHLLSRKPGQLSGGQQQRVAMGRALARRPKIYLFDEPLSNLDAKLRVEMRTEMKLMHQRLKTTTVYVTHDQIEAMTLGDKVAVMKDGIIQQFGTPKDIYNNPANLFVASFIGSPPMNFIPLRLQRKDGRLLALLDSGQARCELPLGMQDAGLEDREVILGMRPEQIVLAGAEANGLPTIRAEVQVTEPTGPDTLVFVNLNGTKVCCRLAPDVAPQVGETLTLQFDPAKVLLFDAKSGERLGVAGLPKVESHAANVAQFKGR from the coding sequence ATGGCAACTCTCGAATTACGCAACGTCAACAAGACCTATGGCGCCGGCTTGCCGGACACCCTGAAAAACATCGAGCTGAAGATCAACGACGGGGAGTTCCTGATCCTGGTCGGCCCGTCGGGCTGCGGTAAATCGACCCTGATGAACTGCATCGCCGGCCTGGAAACCATCAGCGGCGGTGCGATCCTGGTGGACGACGCCGACATCAGCGGCATGAGCTCCAAGGATCGCGACATCGCCATGGTGTTCCAGTCCTACGCGCTGTACCCGACCATGAGCGTGCGCGACAACATCGCCTTCGGCCTGAAGATTCGCAAAATGCCCACCGCCGACATCGACGAAGAAGTCGCCCGTGTGGCCAAGCTGTTGCAGATCGAACACCTGCTCAGCCGCAAGCCCGGCCAGCTCTCCGGCGGCCAGCAACAGCGGGTGGCGATGGGCCGTGCACTGGCGCGGCGACCGAAGATTTATCTGTTCGACGAACCGCTGTCCAACCTCGACGCCAAGCTGCGGGTCGAGATGCGCACCGAAATGAAACTGATGCACCAGCGCCTGAAAACCACCACGGTCTACGTGACCCACGACCAGATCGAAGCCATGACCCTGGGCGACAAAGTGGCGGTGATGAAGGACGGGATCATCCAGCAGTTCGGCACCCCGAAAGACATCTACAACAACCCGGCCAACCTGTTCGTGGCGAGCTTCATCGGCTCGCCGCCGATGAACTTCATCCCCCTGCGTTTGCAGCGCAAGGACGGTCGTTTGCTGGCGCTGCTCGACAGTGGCCAGGCGCGCTGCGAACTGCCGCTGGGCATGCAGGACGCCGGCCTTGAAGACCGCGAAGTGATCCTCGGCATGCGTCCGGAGCAGATCGTGCTGGCCGGCGCCGAGGCCAATGGTTTGCCGACCATTCGCGCCGAAGTCCAGGTCACCGAGCCGACCGGTCCCGACACCTTGGTCTTCGTCAATCTCAACGGCACCAAGGTCTGCTGCCGCCTCGCACCGGACGTCGCGCCGCAGGTGGGCGAGACCCTGACCCTGCAATTCGATCCGGCGAAAGTGCTGCTGTTCGACGCCAAGAGCGGTGAGCGACTGGGGGTTGCCGGGTTGCCAAAGGTCGAGAGCCACGCTGCCAACGTTGCTCAATTCAAAGGCCGCTGA
- a CDS encoding carbohydrate ABC transporter permease has product MTNQLGKPSLSFSRIAIYATLLLAAAVYLIPLIVMLLTSFKTPEDIRTGNLLSWPAVIDGIGWIKAWDVVGGYFWNSVKITVPAVLISTFIGAMNGYVLSMWRFRGSQLFFGLLLFGCFLPFQTVLLPASFTLGKFGLANTTAGLVLVHVVYGLAFTTLFFRNYYVSIPDALVKAARLDGAGFFMIFWKILLPMSIPIVMVCLIWQFTQIWNDFLFGVVFASGDAQPITVALNNLVNTSTGVKEYNVDMAAAMIAGLPTLLVYIFAGKYFLRGLTSGAVKG; this is encoded by the coding sequence ATGACTAATCAACTGGGCAAACCTTCCTTGAGTTTCAGCCGCATCGCCATCTACGCCACCTTGTTGCTGGCGGCGGCGGTGTACCTGATTCCGCTGATCGTGATGCTGCTGACCAGCTTCAAGACCCCGGAAGACATTCGCACCGGCAACCTGTTGAGCTGGCCGGCGGTGATCGACGGCATCGGCTGGATCAAGGCCTGGGACGTGGTCGGCGGCTACTTCTGGAACTCGGTGAAAATCACCGTGCCGGCGGTGCTGATCTCGACCTTCATCGGTGCCATGAACGGCTACGTGCTGTCGATGTGGCGCTTCCGCGGTTCGCAACTGTTCTTCGGCCTGTTGCTGTTCGGCTGCTTCCTGCCGTTCCAGACCGTGCTGCTGCCGGCTTCGTTCACCCTCGGCAAGTTCGGCCTGGCCAACACCACCGCAGGCCTGGTGCTGGTGCACGTGGTCTACGGCTTGGCGTTCACCACGCTGTTCTTCCGCAACTACTACGTGAGCATTCCGGATGCGCTGGTCAAGGCCGCGCGGCTCGATGGCGCGGGCTTCTTCATGATCTTCTGGAAGATCCTGCTGCCGATGTCGATCCCGATCGTGATGGTCTGCCTGATCTGGCAGTTCACCCAGATCTGGAACGATTTCCTGTTCGGCGTGGTGTTCGCCAGTGGCGATGCGCAACCGATCACCGTGGCCCTGAACAACCTGGTCAACACCAGCACCGGGGTCAAGGAATACAACGTTGATATGGCCGCCGCGATGATCGCCGGGCTGCCGACACTGCTGGTCTACATATTCGCTGGCAAGTATTTCCTGCGTGGGCTGACGTCCGGCGCGGTCAAGGGGTAG
- a CDS encoding carbohydrate ABC transporter permease: MSSVAVFSKASPFDALQRWLPKLVLAPSMLIVLVGFYGYIIWTFILSFTNSSFMPSYKWVGLQQYMRLMDNDRWWVASKNLAVFGGLFIGISLVLGVLFAVLLDQRIRKEGFIRTIYLYPMALSMIVTGTAWKWLLNPGLGLDKMLRDWGWEGFRLDWLVDQDRVVYCLVIAAVWQASGFVMAMFLAGLRGVDQSIIRAAQVDGASLPTIYLKIVLPSLRPVFFSAFMILAHIAIKSFDLVAAMTAGGPGYSSDLPAMFMYSFTFSRGQMGIGSASAMLMLGAVLTILVPYLYSELRGKRHD, translated from the coding sequence ATGAGCTCTGTGGCGGTTTTCAGCAAAGCCTCACCGTTCGATGCGCTGCAGCGCTGGCTACCCAAACTGGTACTGGCGCCGAGCATGCTGATCGTGTTGGTTGGCTTCTACGGTTACATCATCTGGACGTTCATTCTGTCCTTCACCAACTCCAGCTTCATGCCGAGCTACAAGTGGGTCGGCCTGCAGCAATACATGCGCCTGATGGACAACGACCGCTGGTGGGTCGCGAGCAAGAACCTCGCGGTGTTCGGCGGTCTGTTCATCGGCATCAGCCTGGTGCTGGGCGTGCTCTTCGCGGTGCTGCTGGACCAGCGCATCCGCAAGGAAGGCTTCATCCGCACCATCTACCTGTACCCGATGGCGCTGTCGATGATCGTCACCGGTACTGCCTGGAAATGGCTGCTCAACCCAGGCCTTGGCCTGGACAAGATGCTGCGTGACTGGGGCTGGGAAGGCTTCCGCCTGGACTGGCTGGTGGATCAGGATCGCGTGGTGTACTGCCTGGTGATCGCCGCTGTCTGGCAAGCCTCCGGCTTTGTCATGGCGATGTTCCTCGCCGGCCTGCGGGGTGTCGATCAGTCGATCATCCGTGCCGCGCAAGTCGATGGTGCGAGCCTGCCGACCATCTACCTGAAGATCGTCTTGCCGAGCCTGCGCCCGGTGTTCTTCAGCGCCTTCATGATCCTGGCGCACATCGCGATCAAGAGCTTCGACCTGGTGGCGGCGATGACCGCTGGCGGTCCTGGCTACTCCTCCGACCTGCCGGCGATGTTCATGTATTCCTTCACCTTCAGCCGTGGCCAGATGGGTATCGGTTCGGCCAGCGCCATGCTGATGCTCGGTGCCGTGCTGACCATCCTCGTGCCGTATCTGTACTCCGAGCTGCGAGGCAAGCGCCATGACTAA
- a CDS encoding ABC transporter substrate-binding protein: MNAISRLATVISLASLVPFSAFPISALADDAKGSVEVVHWWTSGGEKAAVDVLKAQVEKDGYTWKDGAVAGGGGSTAMTVLKSRAVAGNPPGVAQIKGPDIQEWGSTGLLSTDTLAPVAKAENWDGLLSKKVSDTVKYEGDYVAVPVNIHRVNWLWINPEVFKKAGIDKAPTTLEEFYAAGDKLKAAGFIALAHGGQPWQDSTVFEDVVLSVMGADGYKKALVDLDQKTLSGAEMTKAFTELKKITTYMDPNRAGRDWNIAAADVINGKAGMQMMGDWAKSEWTAAKKVAGKDYQCVAFPGTDKAFTYNIDSMAVFKLKADRKGDIAAQQDLAKVALGTDFQKVFSINKGSIPVRTDMLNEMDKLGFDSCAQTAAKDFLADDKTGGLQPSMAHNMATSLAVQGAIFDVVTNFMNDKDADPAKASAQLASAVKAAQ, encoded by the coding sequence ATGAATGCGATTTCTCGCCTCGCTACTGTCATTTCTCTCGCCTCCCTGGTTCCATTTTCCGCGTTCCCTATTAGTGCTCTTGCCGACGATGCCAAAGGCTCGGTGGAAGTCGTTCACTGGTGGACATCCGGTGGTGAAAAGGCAGCGGTCGATGTCCTCAAGGCCCAGGTCGAAAAAGACGGTTACACCTGGAAGGACGGCGCAGTCGCCGGTGGTGGCGGCTCCACCGCCATGACCGTACTCAAGAGCCGCGCCGTGGCCGGTAACCCGCCAGGCGTTGCCCAGATCAAGGGCCCGGACATCCAGGAATGGGGCAGCACCGGCCTGCTGAGCACCGACACCCTGGCCCCTGTGGCCAAGGCGGAAAACTGGGATGGCCTGCTGTCGAAGAAAGTCTCCGACACCGTCAAGTACGAAGGCGATTACGTGGCCGTGCCGGTGAACATCCACCGTGTGAACTGGCTGTGGATCAACCCGGAAGTGTTCAAGAAAGCCGGGATCGACAAGGCCCCGACCACCCTCGAAGAATTCTACGCCGCCGGCGACAAGCTCAAGGCCGCCGGCTTCATCGCGCTCGCCCACGGTGGCCAGCCGTGGCAGGACAGCACCGTGTTCGAAGACGTGGTGCTCTCGGTCATGGGCGCCGATGGCTACAAGAAAGCGCTGGTGGATCTCGACCAGAAAACCCTGTCGGGCGCCGAGATGACCAAGGCCTTCACGGAGCTTAAAAAAATCACCACCTACATGGACCCGAACCGTGCCGGTCGTGACTGGAACATCGCTGCCGCCGACGTGATCAACGGCAAGGCGGGCATGCAGATGATGGGCGACTGGGCCAAGAGTGAATGGACCGCCGCCAAGAAAGTCGCCGGCAAGGACTACCAGTGCGTAGCGTTCCCGGGGACCGACAAGGCCTTCACCTACAACATCGACTCGATGGCCGTGTTCAAGCTCAAGGCTGATCGCAAAGGCGACATCGCCGCGCAGCAGGACCTGGCCAAGGTCGCGCTGGGCACCGACTTCCAGAAAGTCTTCAGCATCAACAAAGGCTCGATCCCGGTCCGCACCGACATGCTGAACGAGATGGACAAACTGGGCTTCGACTCCTGCGCCCAGACCGCTGCCAAGGACTTCCTGGCGGACGACAAGACCGGAGGCCTGCAACCGAGCATGGCGCACAACATGGCCACTTCCCTGGCCGTGCAGGGCGCGATCTTCGACGTGGTCACCAACTTCATGAACGACAAGGACGCCGACCCGGCCAAGGCCAGCGCGCAGCTGGCGTCGGCGGTCAAAGCGGCCCAGTAA
- a CDS encoding AGE family epimerase/isomerase, with protein sequence MDHFQPAFSSWLNAPAHQQWLAAEGLRLLAFAKASKLPDGFGNLDEKGRLPADAQAETMNTARMTHSFAMAHIQGLPGFAELVDHGIQALRGPLRDALHGGWFAVAEHRDGNTGKNAYLHAFVALAASSAVVAQRPGAQALLEDAIDIIDTYFWSEEEGAMREFFNRDWSEEEAYRGANSNMHATEAFLALADVTNDNRWLCRAQRIVERVIHGHAAANGYLVIEHFDRDWQPLREYNHDNPADGFRPYGTTPGHGFEWARLVLHLEAARVRAGMLTPGWLVTDAQKLFEQNCLNGWDVDGAPGIVYTLDWDNRAVVRHRLHWTHCEASAAASALLKRTGEAQYEHWYRLFWEFCEQHFIDRCDGSWHHELDPLNRPSADIWAGKPDLYHAWQALLIPRLPLAPSMATALGQLSQSAAL encoded by the coding sequence ATGGACCACTTCCAACCTGCCTTCAGCAGTTGGCTGAATGCACCCGCCCATCAGCAATGGCTCGCCGCCGAAGGCCTGCGCCTGCTGGCGTTTGCCAAAGCCTCGAAGCTGCCTGACGGCTTCGGCAATCTCGACGAAAAAGGTCGCCTGCCTGCCGACGCGCAAGCCGAAACCATGAACACCGCACGCATGACCCACAGCTTCGCCATGGCCCATATCCAGGGCCTGCCGGGGTTCGCCGAGTTGGTGGATCACGGCATCCAGGCGCTGCGCGGGCCGTTGCGCGATGCATTGCATGGCGGCTGGTTCGCCGTGGCCGAACACCGCGATGGCAACACCGGCAAGAACGCCTACCTGCATGCTTTCGTGGCGCTCGCCGCCAGCTCCGCGGTGGTGGCGCAGCGTCCCGGCGCACAGGCCTTGCTCGAAGATGCGATCGACATCATCGACACCTATTTCTGGAGCGAAGAGGAAGGCGCCATGCGCGAATTCTTCAACCGCGACTGGAGTGAAGAAGAGGCGTACCGGGGCGCCAACAGCAACATGCACGCCACCGAAGCGTTCCTCGCACTGGCCGATGTCACCAATGACAACCGCTGGCTGTGCCGCGCCCAGCGCATCGTCGAGCGGGTGATTCACGGTCACGCCGCCGCCAATGGCTACCTGGTGATCGAACATTTCGACCGCGACTGGCAGCCGTTGCGCGAGTACAACCACGACAATCCTGCCGACGGTTTCCGCCCCTACGGCACCACGCCGGGACACGGCTTCGAATGGGCGCGACTGGTGTTGCACCTTGAGGCTGCGCGGGTGCGCGCCGGCATGCTCACGCCGGGATGGCTGGTCACCGATGCGCAAAAACTCTTCGAACAAAACTGCCTCAATGGCTGGGACGTCGATGGCGCGCCGGGCATCGTCTACACCCTCGACTGGGACAATCGCGCGGTGGTACGCCATCGTCTGCACTGGACCCATTGCGAAGCCAGCGCCGCCGCCAGCGCCTTGCTCAAGCGCACCGGCGAGGCGCAATACGAGCACTGGTACCGGCTGTTCTGGGAATTTTGCGAGCAGCATTTCATCGACCGTTGTGACGGCAGTTGGCACCACGAACTCGACCCGCTGAACCGCCCGAGCGCCGACATCTGGGCCGGAAAACCCGACCTCTATCACGCCTGGCAGGCGCTGCTGATCCCGCGCCTGCCCCTGGCGCCAAGCATGGCCACGGCGCTGGGACAGTTGTCCCAGAGCGCTGCTTTGTAA
- a CDS encoding ATP-binding protein — protein MVTESLRKLVRRIPVPRSLLGRMLLLTLLAVLFAQTLSSVIWVSQLRATQLEGLVTSARSLAHSMNASVSYLRSLPVAYRPLVLDQLRSMGGTRFVVTLNDKPLGMEVLPITPRKAAVMQAVDEVLRQSLGQDTDISVSFVSPEDLRIFNGGLKLDELPRSWAHYALTLEPVNPPVLVTQIQMAPGEWLYIASLLPEPYTSLEEQGLPAQQVWFIVLTSGFLLLFIGLLVHWQSRPLKRLARAARELSLGADVEPVAEGGGSEVVEVGRAFNTMRERISRYLTERSQLFSAISHDLRTPITRLRLRVELLEDEKLQAKFGRDLDELELLVKGALQCVKDTDIHENIEPVDLNYVLDCLVEPYLSPNGNGRVTQQGRALASYPGKPLALKRCIGNLIDNALKYGQNAHLHIDDDESAFVLHVDDEGPGVPEQRLEQVFEPHFRLAGQQQGYGLGLGIARNIAHSHGGEVSLQNLREGGLRVTLQLPRSVD, from the coding sequence ATGGTCACTGAGTCCCTGCGCAAGCTGGTGCGACGCATCCCGGTGCCGCGTTCGCTGCTCGGACGGATGTTGCTGCTGACCTTGCTGGCGGTGTTGTTCGCGCAGACGCTGTCGAGCGTGATCTGGGTGTCGCAACTGCGCGCCACGCAGCTCGAAGGTCTGGTCACCAGCGCCCGCAGCCTCGCCCATTCAATGAACGCCAGCGTCAGCTACCTGCGTTCGCTGCCGGTGGCCTATCGGCCGCTGGTGCTCGACCAGTTGCGCAGCATGGGCGGCACGCGATTCGTGGTGACCCTCAACGACAAACCCCTGGGCATGGAAGTGCTGCCGATCACCCCGCGCAAGGCGGCGGTGATGCAGGCGGTGGACGAAGTGCTGCGCCAGTCCCTGGGGCAGGACACCGACATTTCGGTGTCGTTCGTCAGCCCCGAGGACCTGCGGATTTTCAATGGCGGCCTGAAACTCGATGAATTGCCGCGCTCCTGGGCGCACTACGCGCTGACCCTGGAACCGGTCAACCCGCCAGTGCTGGTGACGCAGATCCAGATGGCGCCGGGCGAATGGCTGTACATCGCCTCGCTGTTGCCCGAGCCCTACACCAGTCTGGAAGAGCAGGGCCTGCCGGCGCAGCAGGTGTGGTTCATCGTCCTCACCAGCGGCTTTTTGCTGTTGTTCATCGGTCTGCTGGTGCATTGGCAGAGCCGACCGCTCAAGCGCCTGGCGCGGGCGGCGCGGGAGTTGTCGCTGGGGGCGGATGTAGAGCCGGTGGCGGAGGGCGGCGGCAGTGAAGTGGTTGAGGTCGGCCGCGCCTTCAACACCATGCGCGAGCGCATCAGCCGCTACCTGACCGAACGCAGCCAATTGTTCAGTGCGATCTCCCACGACCTGCGCACGCCGATCACCCGTCTGCGTTTGCGGGTTGAACTGCTGGAAGACGAAAAGCTGCAAGCCAAGTTCGGTCGCGACCTGGATGAGCTGGAGCTGTTGGTCAAGGGCGCGCTGCAATGCGTGAAGGACACCGACATCCACGAAAACATCGAACCGGTGGATCTCAACTACGTGCTCGATTGCCTGGTGGAGCCGTACCTGTCGCCCAACGGCAACGGTCGAGTGACCCAGCAGGGGCGCGCGCTGGCCAGTTATCCGGGCAAACCCCTGGCGCTCAAGCGCTGCATCGGCAACCTGATCGACAATGCGCTGAAGTATGGCCAGAACGCCCACCTGCACATCGATGACGACGAGAGTGCGTTTGTGCTGCACGTCGACGACGAAGGGCCGGGGGTACCCGAGCAACGGCTGGAGCAGGTGTTCGAACCGCACTTTCGTTTGGCCGGGCAGCAGCAGGGTTATGGGTTGGGGCTGGGCATCGCGCGCAACATTGCCCATAGCCATGGTGGGGAAGTGAGTTTGCAGAATTTGCGTGAGGGTGGGTTAAGGGTGACCTTGCAGTTGCCTCGCAGCGTTGACTGA
- a CDS encoding response regulator has product MSSVNKSILLVDDDQEIRELLDTYLTRAGFQVRTTPDGAGFRQALNDEPSDLVILDVMLPDEDGFSLCRWIRQHPKRAQVPIIMLTASSDEADRVIGLELGADDYLGKPFSPRELQARIKALLRRAQFGQERNGGEVLAFDDWRLDMVSHRLFHIDGEEVILSGADFALLKLFLDHPQQILDRDTIGNATRGRELMPLDRIVDMAVSRLRQRLRDTEKPPRLIRTVRGSGYQLAANVVASNGH; this is encoded by the coding sequence GTGAGCTCAGTCAACAAATCGATTTTGTTGGTCGATGACGATCAAGAGATCCGCGAGTTGCTGGACACCTACCTGACCCGCGCCGGTTTCCAGGTCCGCACCACGCCCGACGGCGCCGGTTTTCGCCAGGCCCTGAATGACGAGCCGAGCGATCTGGTAATCCTCGACGTGATGCTGCCCGACGAAGACGGCTTCAGCCTGTGTCGCTGGATTCGCCAGCATCCCAAGCGCGCACAGGTGCCGATCATCATGCTCACCGCCAGTTCCGACGAGGCCGACCGGGTCATCGGCCTGGAGCTGGGCGCCGACGATTATCTGGGCAAACCCTTCAGTCCTCGTGAACTGCAGGCCCGCATCAAGGCGTTGTTGCGCCGCGCCCAGTTCGGTCAGGAACGTAATGGCGGTGAGGTCCTGGCCTTCGATGACTGGCGCCTGGACATGGTCAGCCACCGCCTGTTTCACATCGATGGCGAAGAAGTGATTCTGTCCGGCGCCGATTTCGCCTTGCTGAAACTGTTCCTCGATCACCCCCAGCAAATCCTCGACCGCGACACCATCGGCAACGCCACCCGTGGCCGCGAATTGATGCCGCTCGATCGCATCGTCGACATGGCGGTCAGTCGCCTGCGCCAGCGCCTGCGCGACACGGAAAAACCGCCACGGCTGATCCGCACCGTGCGCGGCAGCGGCTATCAACTGGCCGCCAATGTGGTCGCCAGCAATGGTCACTGA
- a CDS encoding glucokinase codes for MKLALVGDIGGTNARFALWKNQQLESVQVLATADHASPEEAISLYLGGLGLAPGSIGSVCLSVAGPVSGDEFKFTNNHWRLSRKGFCQTLQVDQLLLVNDFSAMALGMTRLQPGEYRVVCEGTPEPMRPAVVIGPGTGLGVGTLLNLGEGRFAALPGEGGHVDLPLSSPRETQLWQHIFNEIGHVSAETALSGGGLPRVYRAICAVDGHEPVLDTPEAITAAGLAGDPIALEVLEQFCCWLGRVAGNNVLTTGGRGGVYIVGGVIPRFADFFLESGFARCFADKGCMSDYFKGIPVWLVTAPYSGLVGAGVALEQSIPA; via the coding sequence TTGAAACTGGCTTTGGTCGGTGACATCGGTGGGACCAACGCACGCTTCGCGTTGTGGAAAAACCAGCAGCTGGAATCGGTCCAGGTGCTGGCGACGGCCGACCATGCCAGCCCGGAAGAGGCGATCAGCCTGTATCTGGGCGGGCTGGGCCTGGCGCCGGGTTCGATCGGTTCGGTGTGCCTCTCGGTGGCCGGTCCCGTGAGCGGCGACGAATTCAAGTTCACCAACAACCACTGGCGCCTGAGCCGCAAGGGCTTTTGCCAGACCTTGCAGGTCGACCAGTTGCTGCTGGTCAACGACTTCTCCGCCATGGCCCTGGGCATGACTCGTTTGCAGCCGGGGGAATACCGCGTGGTCTGCGAAGGCACGCCGGAGCCGATGCGCCCGGCGGTGGTGATCGGTCCGGGCACTGGCCTGGGCGTCGGCACCTTGCTCAATCTGGGCGAAGGGCGATTCGCCGCGCTGCCGGGCGAGGGTGGCCATGTCGACTTGCCGCTGAGCAGTCCGCGCGAAACTCAACTGTGGCAGCACATCTTCAATGAGATCGGGCACGTCAGCGCGGAAACCGCGTTGAGTGGTGGCGGCTTGCCTCGTGTCTATCGGGCGATCTGCGCGGTGGATGGGCATGAACCTGTGCTCGACACCCCGGAAGCGATCACTGCGGCGGGTCTTGCGGGCGATCCGATCGCGCTGGAAGTGCTCGAACAATTCTGCTGCTGGCTCGGCCGCGTGGCCGGCAACAACGTGCTGACCACCGGCGGACGCGGTGGCGTGTACATCGTGGGCGGGGTGATTCCGCGCTTCGCCGATTTCTTCCTCGAAAGCGGCTTTGCGCGGTGCTTTGCCGACAAGGGCTGCATGAGCGATTACTTCAAGGGGATTCCGGTGTGGCTGGTGACGGCGCCGTATTCCGGGTTGGTGGGTGCCGGTGTAGCACTGGAGCAATCAATCCCCGCTTGA